The Parus major isolate Abel chromosome 12, Parus_major1.1, whole genome shotgun sequence genome segment TTCCTTGGCTCTGTCCCTTGCTTCCCACACTGTCAGAGGCAGCTGACTCCGTGCATGTGAAGGGCAACAGGGAGGGGAGAGCCCTGAGACAGGGCTGAGTGGGTAACACAGCATGGcttctttaaaaatccttcctgAGAGCAGAAAACAAGGGCTGGGCAGCTAGTCAAGAAATCAAACCATTTTACAAGGCCATTATCTGCTGCTGGGAGttgcccagcccagctgtggcagcagccaggatgcTGCAGGCCACCCCTGTTCCTGCTTTCTTCCCCTAAACCTCTTAGAGCTGCCACACGTGCAGGCCCAGTGGCTGCACCCCCCTGGGCTGTTCACTGTGGATTACCTGCCTGGGCTCCAACAGACCAATTTTTTGCTGGAAGGTGAGCAATAATGCACTGGGAGGGGCACAAGTTTATAAAGGAGCTGGTCTGTATTTCTGCAGGCCTGAGCAGTGCAAACTTCCCTGGCTTGGCAGGTTTACGTGTGCTTGCAATGCCAGGAGCCAAGAAATATTTCACACCTCTATCAATTGTACATATCCCACATGTCACTGCTGCTGAAGAGTGTCAGTGGTTTGGGGATGTCAGATTTGATTTATACACTAAAACCAGAGCCTTGACTACAGTGCCACAGAGCTGGTGTCACACTCATTAGGACAGTTGCTAAGCAAAGCCACCCTAACCTTGCACCTGCACCCCCTGCCTTTGCCTGCCAAGGTGGCAGAGTTCAGGCCATGAGCCTTCCATTAGTTACATGTACTCTCTTCCCCAGGGGTGACATCCCCAAGCATGAACCAAACAGTGGGGTACAGGACAGGGACCCTTTCCATGtctcctgctggagctgagccttCAATCAGAGTGGGCACAGCACCCTTGGACCCACACTGCCCAAGGGACATTGGTGCTGGGGTAGTACAAAGCCCCACAGGAGAGCACAAGCCAGGCCAACACCAGCTGGGACATACTAGTTGTTGGGCTGGAACATGGCATCCCAGCACCGCACATGCTGCCCAGTGCCCAAGGTGAGCACATGCCCTATGAAATTGTTACAGCCTCAGTCTGCTGTGCATTAACCACACAAATTCTTGTACTTcctatttacatatattttccTTGTAGAGCCCCAGATGTGCCTGGGGGTGTAGAGCTCACCCCACCAGCCTTCACCCTCCCTCAGGTGAGACTTCTTGCTGCCAAGGTGTGGGGCATGAtcttggcagggctgtgggagcagtgctgccagcaaGGCCTTGTACTGTGCCCCACGGTCCCCAGCCCACATTGGGCAGGAAGGCCAAGAAGCCAGGGACTGCAGGGAAGAGCTAGGCCCGTGTATTTCACAGCCCTCCTGTTTGCAGAGCCATTGCCCAGCCGGCAGCTCCACAGTTCACTATGCAGCGTTTCTCAGTTGAGAGCAGTGACCCTCGGGGGCTTCAGGCAGGCAGGGGAAGAACTGCTCAGCCCATGGGCAAGGCACGCAGTGCCTACATCCCGTTGGTGCCTCGCGGGGGGATGAGCCCAGCAGCCACCAAGCGCCTTTCATTCATTAGGAAGTTGAAGGTTGCACATGCATTTGCCTGTGAATAGAAAAGGGGGTGAGAGAAACTGTCCCTCAGAAAGGAGTCGGTTCTTCCCCACGAGGTACGTgaccccttccctccctttcaatggggtgctgcctgtgctcatCCCTCCTTACCGTGTCCTGCACCTCCACAGCAATCCCGCACTCCCGCATCTGCTTCAGCGTGGCGGGGTGGAGCCGCTCAaccctgtcccctgtgcccagcaccaGGATCTCTGCAACCAGGGAACGACAAAGGTGGGCAGGGCAGCATTCGAGCTGCCTCGGCCCAGACCTGCCCTCCCTGCATGGACCGAGGGCTCCCGCACAGCCACCCCGACAGGAGCCCCAAGGGAGGGCAGCCCGAGCCCCTCCTGCGCCGCGTACCTATCTGGGGCTCCAGCAGCCGGAACAGCGACAGACTCTCGTACGAGATGTCCCGGTGGGAGCCAACCTGCGGGGACACGGCGGGCGTTGAAGGGGGCTGTCCCCGGTGCGCGGTGGGAAACGGCAACCCCCGCCACGCCGCCGGGCACTCACGTTCCACTGGAGGATGCTGCGGGGCAGCACGGCGCAGGGCCCCACCACCACGTCTCCGCTGATGGTGAAGCCGCGAGTGCTGTAGCTCTCGATGAACATGATGTTGGGGGACTCCGGCTCCAGCACCATCACCCGCGTCCGCTGGTACATCTCATCATCCGCCGGCGTGAGTCGGTG includes the following:
- the NDUFAF3 gene encoding NADH dehydrogenase [ubiquinone] 1 alpha subcomplex assembly factor 3, which translates into the protein MYQRTRVMVLEPESPNIMFIESYSTRGFTISGDVVVGPCAVLPRSILQWNVGSHRDISYESLSLFRLLEPQIEILVLGTGDRVERLHPATLKQMRECGIAVEVQDTANACATFNFLMNERRLVAAGLIPPRGTNGM